The Microcystis aeruginosa NIES-843 sequence ATAAATTTTGAATCACCCTAGCAATAACTGCCACATCTTCTGCCTTCCTTTGAGAAAACACATTTCTAGCGTATTGTTGCAACACTTGGGCAAAAGTATCATCTAACAGATGTTGACAGCGTTGTAGGATAGGATAAACCACCGCAGGAGCAGGATCATTACTCTCATGTTCTGCTTGTAATAATTCTAATAAAAACTCCTGATATTCCTCTATACTTCCCGCTTGAGGGTTGAGATATTGCCCCAACTGTTGCGCCATATTCCGTAACCAAGCAACAGGATTATGATTTCCTTGTTGTTCTAACCAAGTTGCATAGTCTTCCATCACCTGCAAAAATTGGGGATCAATTAATTCCTGATTTGCTTGTAGAATATTATTGAGTTCCTCATCATCAGTACAAGCGAGCAACTTTTCTATTAAATTAACATAAGCTTGGGCGCGTTGTTCATTCATTGTCTGTACTGTGATTAGAATGATTGAATGAGGGACTATGATGTTTTTTGGCGGATGACTCTATTATAGGATGAGTCCCCTTGATATAGGGCGATTATGACACAGAATGCTATAGAGGATATTAACTATAAACGCTCAAACTCATCAACCCTTAATCCCGCTTGCCTTAAAATACTGCTAATTGTACCGATTGTTACCTCCTTATAACAGGGAACAATCGTTGTCATTTTTCCTTCGGGAGTATCCTTGGCAAACTTAACATGACTCCCCTTTTGACTAATAACTTCAAACCCTGCCGCTTCCAACTTGCGTTTAATCTCACGATAAGATAAAGGCTTAAGCGGCATTGATTTCTACCTCTATCTTCTGTAATTGGGGAATAACTGTCGCACAAGGCGGTTCAAAATGTAATTCTAAAGCCTCTTGCAGATTGTTTAACGCCTCGGTTTCTGTTTCCCCTTGACTAGCAACATCAACCTCTAAACATTGGGCAACAAACCAATTATCTTCTTGAAAAATTCTCGCTGTAAGTACCTGTCTCATTTTCACTTTCCTGATTGAGCTTTCCATGATTATAGGTCAGGCTAGAATGACAGTCAATTAAATAATCATATAGATCATGCTTTAGACTTCTACATAACAAGATTCTATACTTTATATCCCGTAACCAAGCAACAGGAGTATTATTTCTTTGTTCTTCTAACCCTGTTGCATAGTCTTCCATCATTGTCTGTACTGTGATTGATGTGATTATGTGATGAACTGTGATTTTTTTTGAGAGAGACCAACCTTATGATTTAACGTGATACAATAAATATTCGTGATTGTCAAGGGGGGTCGCTGCCAAATTTGTTTGATATATTCCAAGTTTCTGCCTTAGAACATATCAAACAAATTACTTTTCTGCACAAATAACTGTCATTACAGCAACTTCTTTGTCCAATTGATCTCCTATTTCATCTTCAACAACGTCCAGATCGTAATCCATTTGTAATCCCAGCCAAAATCGCGGTGACATATCAAAATAACGAGCTAACCGAAGAGCTATATCCGCCGTGATACACCGCTTTCCGTGAACGATTTCGTTAATACATTGTTCAGGAACTCCAAGAGCCAGAGCTATTTGATTCTGACTAAGGTTCATTGGCTTGATAAATTCCTCTAAAAGAACCTCACCGGGATGAATTGGCATTAGTTTATCTTCATTCATTATTTTACCTCAATGATAATCAACGATTTCTACGTCTAGAGCATCACCGTTTTGCCAGACAAAGCAAATTTGCCATTGATCGTTAACCCGAATGCTATATTGACCTTCCCTGTCACCAACCAGACGTTCCAATCGATTTGCTGGTGGGACACGAAGATCTTGCAGGGTTTCCGCACGATTAAGCATCCGCAATTTTCGCAATGCCACTTGTTGGATATCTAATGGCAATTTACGCGAATGTTTACGTTCAAAAACTTTTTGAGCTTCTTTATCTTTAAAGTTTTGGATCACTCTCTAAACAATTTCTTATCCTACTTTTAAGTATATGACGTAAGGATGCTCCAATGGCAGAACTGGTTGGGGAACAGGCCAGACAGGGACTTCTGCGAATGCGTCTGGGGCCAAGATGACGCGACGACAAATGATCGCGGTAGCCTTCATGTTGGACATACTAACAACACCTTAGCCTATTGTCAATGTCCCCAACAGTTAAAAACGCCTCATATTCTTCTATATTTCTCGCTTGAGGGTTGAGATATTGCCCAAAGTTTTGTGTTAAATCAATCTGTATGGTTATTATTGTATCCTTATTATTTTAACCCCGTTGCATAGTTTTCCATCACCTGCAAAAATTGAGGGTAAATTAATTCCATATTAGCTTGCAGAATATTAGTTCGTTCCTCATCATCAGCAGAAGTGAGCAACTGTTCAATTAAATTAACATAAGCTTGGGCGTGTTGTTCATTCATTGTCTGTACTGTGATTGATCTGATTATGTGATGGATTGTGATTTTTTCGAGAGAACGACTCGATGATATTTAGATAAGCTTGGGTGCGTTTTTCGTCCATAACCTTAATCCGATGCTTTCACAAAAGTTTTTTAAATTCTTCAATAGACATTCCGGCACCTTTAATAATTGTTCCCATTGTATAAGCATTAATTGGATTAGCTCTGGGAATTGTTAAGATATGCTCTCCATCAGTCATTGTAATATGTTTACCCTGTCGAACAATCCTAAATCCTGCTTTTTCAAAGGCTTTAATGGCTCGTTGATGATTAATTCCGGGAAGACTAGGCATGATTTAATTCAACTTCCACATAACAAGATTCTACACCTTGATTCAATTCCTCGGCAACTTCTAAATAAGACACAATAGCATCTTGAATATTATTGAGAGCTTCTTCTTTTGTTGTACCTTGAGAAGCACAGCCGGGTAAACCGGGACACCAAACAGCATATCCTTCTTCTGTTTGCTTAAGACTGACTTTATACTGCATATTTTTATAATAATAATCGTTGTCAGTTATTATAGCACGGCCATCATTAATCTCTGCTTCTGCTTGTAATACTTCTAATAAAAACCCCTGATATTCCTCTATACTTCTCGCTTGAGGGTTGAGAAACTGCCCCAACTGTTGCGCTATGTTCCGTAACCAAGCCGCAGGATTATTATGTCCTTGTTGTTCTAACCCTGTTGCATAGTTTTCCATCACCTGCAAAAATTCGGGATCAATCAATTCCTGATTAGCTTGCAGAATCTTATTGAGTTCCTCACCATCAGCAGAAGTGAGCAACTGTTCAATTAAATTAACATAAGCTTGGGCGCGTTGTTCATTCATTGTCTGTACTGTGATTGATGTGATTATGTGATGGACTGTGATTTTTTTTGAGAGAGAGCGACCTTATGATATAGTGTGATACAATAAATATTCGTGATTGTCAAGGACAAAGGATAACCTAATCATAGTCGATCATTCAATCATTCTAATCATAGTTTAGACATTATTAAGGAGAAGGACTATGGACATCACCATTCATCTTAGCCAAGAACAAAGGGAAAAACTCGCCTACATCCAACAACATAGCGATCAGGATATCACTACCCTGCTCAATCAAGTTATTGAGCAACAATATACCAAACTACACCCGCGTAACTCAGAGCCTCTTAAAGTGCTGAAAGAAAGCGGTTTTATTGGGTGTGGACAAGGTTCGCCCGATCTTTCTACTAACTATAAAACCATCCTCAAGGAAGAATGGTCAGCCAAACATGATTATAGTTGATACAGGCTTCTGGTTGGCCCTCGCCAATGAGCAAGATAATCATCATCAACAAGCACAGCTTGTAATTCAAAGATTGCGAGAACCCCTAATAACAACCTGGTGTGTTGTCACCGAAACTTGTTACCTTTTGCTAACTCGTATCGGTAATCATGCTCAACTGCTATTTATCCAAAATTTCTTAGCAGGTGGTTTTGAAGTATTTGAATTACAATCAAATCATGTTAGACGAATGCAACAACTTATGAAACGTTATGAAGATATACCAATGGATCTAGCTGATGCTTCATTAGTAGTATTAGCTGAAAACTTAGGGCATGGGAAAATTTTAACGTCAGATCGCCGCGATTTTTCAATCTATCGCTGGCAGGATACCCATACTTTTCAAAATTTATTCTTAGGATATCCTTAATAATTTCGAGAGAATGATAATACTTTTGCTTCAGGTATCCTCTTTATTGGCGATCGCTACTAATCCGGCGATCAAACGGCTTGCAACATGAATTCAACCTTGATCGCTTCAAAAGGGAACTCTACGCTCCCATCTGCTACACGACTCAGAATACCGACATTTAAAAGTGCCGTAATATCTCCATGTACTGCTTTTACATCCCGATGTACTCGCCTCGCCGCCTCACGGATAGAAATGGGGCCAGCACCGCACATAGCTTTGAGGAGTTCCCACCGCTTGGCAGTCAGAACTTTCCAGAGAAGTTCGGGGGTAGCAAAACTGATACGAACTTCTTTTTCTGCTCGACCAGTTTTCATCGCTTGAACGGCATCGGCAAGGGTGTCAGTCAAGGAGCGAACTTCAAGAACGACCGTGTTCATAATTCCACCTCAAAATGTCAGAGTTGAAGTCGGCCATCAATTGGTCTGGCGAAGAGAAAGCATAAAGAGACTCCACACCATCGAAATGACGGTGATCGCCTTTACCGCGTTCGTTATCATATCGCAACACACATTTGCCGTTGACTATGTAAGCGAGACGATATTTGTAAGGATGCTCCGATGGCAGAACTGGTTGGGAAACACGCCAGACAGTGACTTCTGCGAATGCGTCTGGGGCCAAGATGACGCGACGACGAATGAGAGCGGTAGCCTTCATGTTGGATATACTAACAACACCTTAGCCTGTTGTCAATGTCCCCAACAGTTAAAAACGCCTCATATTCTTCTATATTTCTCGCTTGAGGGTTGAGATATTGCCCAAAGTGTTGTGTTAAATCAATCTGCATGGTTATTGTATCCTTATTATTCTAACCCTGTTGCATAGTTTTCCATCATCTGCAAAAATTCGGGGTCAATCAATTCCTGATTAGCTTGCAGGATATTGGGTTCCTCACCCTCAGTACAAGCGAGTAACTGTTCAATTAAATTAACATAAGCTTGGGCGCGTTGTTCATCCATTGTCTGTACTGTGATTGATGTGATTATGTGATAGACTGTGATTTTTTTTTGAGGCTGATTCGATGATATTTAGATAAGCTTGAGTGCGTTTTTCGTCCATAACCTTAATCCGACGCTTTTACAAAAGTTTTTTAAATTCTTCAATAGACATTCCGGCACCTTTAATAATTGTTCCCATTGTATAAGCATTAATTGGA is a genomic window containing:
- a CDS encoding type II toxin-antitoxin system HicA family toxin; translation: MPLKPLSYREIKRKLEAAGFEVISQKGSHVKFAKDTPEGKMTTIVPCYKEVTIGTISSILRQAGLRVDEFERL
- a CDS encoding type II toxin-antitoxin system HicB family antitoxin; the encoded protein is MRQVLTARIFQEDNWFVAQCLEVDVASQGETETEALNNLQEALELHFEPPCATVIPQLQKIEVEINAA
- a CDS encoding HigA family addiction module antitoxin: MNEDKLMPIHPGEVLLEEFIKPMNLSQNQIALALGVPEQCINEIVHGKRCITADIALRLARYFDMSPRFWLGLQMDYDLDVVEDEIGDQLDKEVAVMTVICAEK
- a CDS encoding type II toxin-antitoxin system RelE/ParE family toxin, which gives rise to MIQNFKDKEAQKVFERKHSRKLPLDIQQVALRKLRMLNRAETLQDLRVPPANRLERLVGDREGQYSIRVNDQWQICFVWQNGDALDVEIVDYH
- a CDS encoding type II toxin-antitoxin system HicA family toxin — its product is MPSLPGINHQRAIKAFEKAGFRIVRQGKHITMTDGEHILTIPRANPINAYTMGTIIKGAGMSIEEFKKLL
- a CDS encoding type II toxin-antitoxin system HicB family antitoxin — protein: MQYKVSLKQTEEGYAVWCPGLPGCASQGTTKEEALNNIQDAIVSYLEVAEELNQGVESCYVEVELNHA
- a CDS encoding type II toxin-antitoxin system VapC family toxin, whose amino-acid sequence is MIIVDTGFWLALANEQDNHHQQAQLVIQRLREPLITTWCVVTETCYLLLTRIGNHAQLLFIQNFLAGGFEVFELQSNHVRRMQQLMKRYEDIPMDLADASLVVLAENLGHGKILTSDRRDFSIYRWQDTHTFQNLFLGYP
- a CDS encoding toxin-antitoxin system TumE family protein, producing the protein MAPDAFAEVTVWRVSQPVLPSEHPYKYRLAYIVNGKCVLRYDNERGKGDHRHFDGVESLYAFSSPDQLMADFNSDILRWNYEHGRS